Below is a genomic region from Leishmania mexicana MHOM/GT/2001/U1103 complete genome, chromosome 20.
TGATGATCATCCTCCCCTGGGTATCGCTGATGTGCGCCAGCGGGACATAGGTGCGTTCCTGACTCTGGTCGTGGATAACGGCGTGCCGTTGCGCAAACGTACCGCGCTCGACATCCTCGCCGGTGACGCGCACCTGATGTCcttccagcagcagcgacccaAACGCCAGCGCCTCAGCGGTGCCCCACTCGATGCCCTCGCCGGTCTCAATAGTCTCGTTTCGGCGATCCAGCACCACCTTCAGCTTTGGGTGTAGCTGGAAGCCCTCCGGGTACGTCTTGAGAGTCTTCAGGACCTTGTTCACCGTCTCCtgcgtgatggcggtggggtGCTGCGTCACATTGCCGAGCTCGTCGGAGTACTTCATGCACTTCCACTTGTCGGGGATGCTCTTCTTCAGGTACTCGGCGTAGTTcacctgcgcggcggcctcctGGTAGCTGCCGTAGCGCGCCTTCTCGTCAATCGCCTTCTGCGtcgactgctgcggcgtcaCGATGCCCTGGGCGATGAGGGCGTCCGTGTACCGCTTGAACACATCTGGCgtggcacgcacgcgctcgtaCATGAGTGGTTGGGTGATGCTCGGGTCGTCATTCTCATTGTGGCCGAAGCGGCGGTAGCACACGAGATCAATGACGACGGACTTGTGGAATCGCGCCCGGTACTCGGCCGCAAACTCGAACACACGGACCACCTCTTCAGGGTAGTCGCCGTTGACGTGGAGAATCGGGCAGTTGTAAACGCGGCCGAGGTCGGTGCAgtacgcgctgctgcggctcgaCTTTGGGTCCGTGGTGAAGCCGATCTGGTTGTTGCACACCACATGCACCGTGCCGCCCGTGTCCTGCTCGCCAACTTCACTAATGCACATTGTCTCAAAGGCAACGCCTTGGCCGGCAAAGGCCGCATCGCCGTGGATTTCGATCGGCAGCACCTTCTCGCGGCCCTTCTCACCCAAGGACACCTGCATCGCCCGTGTGTAGCCCTGCACGAAAGGGTTGACAGCCTCGAGGTGAGACGGGTTGTACAGCATCTCCGTCTCCATCACCTTTCCAGAATTCAGCTTCAGCTGCCCACGGTAGCCGAGGTGGTACTTCACATCGGATTGGATTTGGAACGGGTGTAGCTCCTGTCCCGTTACACCCACAAACTCCTTCAGGATGACCTCGAAGGGCTTGCCGATGACATGGCACAGCACGTTCAGGCGGCCGCGATGGGCCATGCCGAGGTTGATTGTCTGGACGCCAAACTCAGACGACTTCTCCAGCAAGGCGCGGAGGCCGGCCACCATGGTCTCTGCCCCGTCACAGCCGAAGCGCTTCTGAGTCGAATATTTGCGCTTGAAGAAGTCCTCGAAGAATACGGCTGAGGCGACCGTGTCCCAGATGCGGAGCCGCTCCTCTCTGCTCATCGGGCGGTGCAGTACGCTGGAGCCGTCTTTGAGTTCGATTTGGCTGCGAACGAAGCGCttggcgtcgccgtcggtgaGGTGCACCAGCTCAAAGCCGATCTGACCGCAGTAGCGCTCCATCAGCAGCTCGTGCAGCTGACGGATCGTCATCGGGGGTGAGGAAGTGTCATAGATGCCGCCCATCTGATTCTGAAAGCCAACGCGCACCACGCGATCAAGGTCCTTATCGCTAAAGCCAAAGTACGCGAGGTCCAGCCGCACCATCTCCTTGTACCGCCGTGACGGCGTGCGCTCGGTGACGTCAGTGTCCATGTAGTTCAGCGGATCCGTTTGCGCCATCAGATGGCCACGGTCCTCGAAGGTATGGATCATCCGAATGAGGCGACCACAATCAGCCAGTGACTGCTTCACTACCGTCTCGTCGCTGCTATCCGTCGGCAGCACGCAAATCGGTGTGTCAAGGAGCGCGTGGTCGTAGTTGCCGAGGTCGCTGCGAGAGAAGAGTTCCGCCCACGACGCGTCCACTGAAGCCGGATCCCTCTTCCACTGCTGGTAAAGCTCGTCCATGTACATGGCCGAGGTGCCGCTCAGGAAGCTGTCGTTGTCGaagagcagctgccgctccggCACGACCtctgcggcgtggcggcgtcccGTGGTGAGAGCCGCATGAGAGACACGCGGGAACGCAATCGTGGGGGCCACTGCAGACACGCAGCTTACCACACCACGCACAGGCATCAATCGGCGCATCATTTTTTTCTGCTTTTTAAATTATTTGTCTACCGTTTTGTGCCTGCGAACCCGCGCCCAGACACGTGTgcgaggtgtgtgtgtgcgtgtgttcgactctcgctcgctcgctctccggCGGTGTCACGTGCCGGATCTtcggggagagagagagcgtgtaTAGTGCAGGGAGAGGCGGGCCTctccttgttttttttcttgtctgGGAACTCTTCCGTGCAGGGCCTCGGCTCTCTACGGCGTTCTCCCTTCTCACCCGAAAGACGTCGCCGAGACTGATTCCTACTGAGCCGACTGCCTTTCTGCGTTCTCAAGCACGGCCACCTCTGACTCGAAGATGGAAGAGGCCTGGAGTGCACAAACGCGCCACTGGTCAGAGCAGGGAAAGTCCGTGAGAGACGTGCGAGGGTTGGCACGATGACGCGACGGAGAGATCGAGAGAGCAGCACCCGCAACAGCAAACACGCGTGTGACCAAAATAAAACAGAGAAACGCACGCCTCGCACGAAaaggagacggaggcggagcgaaAAGAAGAGGGACACGCAACGGTGTTTGTCAACGTGTCACTCACTACGGAAATtatggagaggggagggggtggcggcggtacGCGAGCAGCAACCACACCACGAGAAGCAATcacgggaggaggggagtgACTGACTCTCGGACTCACCCCAGGGCACGTTTCGAGGGGAGCAGGAAAATGAAGTTAAAAGAGAGAACAGGACAAGAAAGGAAGAAGCTGGGTACGCGAGTGTGTGTATGGCGTGCGTGAAGCGTATGTCAGCCGTAAGTTCCTCctcagcagagaagagagggcaAACGTAGGAGAGGGATAACGATACAGGGAAGATACGGATACTGCGACTGCCATCGCTGCATGCTGCGCGAGACCGACACGAGCCTCACCACCTCACACCCACTGGCAGACATACAGTGAAAGAAAGGAGCATCGAAGTGCGAGGAACGGCTCTCTTCCCACTGCCCACTCTACCCCAAAGGTGAAGCGCGTATCCCGTGCTGTTTCGATggtgtgagagaggagggtgagggcAGCGAGCTCggaaagaaaacgagaaagggggagggggcacgaCGGCATTCGCATCAGGCAGCAGAATCACAAcgccgccttctctcctccaTTCCTTTTCCGAGCGTCCTGGTTATTTTTCGCCATCTTGCATTGTGCTgtggcgccacacacacgcgcacagacgtACTGCTGTCAACGGCGCAACTGTTGGCATCTGCCTGCACGCAAACACCCCACTggtgtccctctctcttcccctcctaCTTCCCTTTTGCTGCGTCCCTTTGGGCGATTAGTTCATCGATCTTACGCCACACTTTACAGgtgacacacgcgcacgcaaaCACACCGAAAAGCCAACGAGGGCCGAAGGAGAAAGGAACACACCTCCTTGCTGGTCCCTGTCTCCTCATCTAGCGTGTTCCACCAACGCGGCGTTCCTGTGGCGCTTCATGCCCCGAGCCCCTTCTTCCCCTTGTGACTAATAGCAGACTCAAACTGCGACTCTAGGTTCGCGTTCATACGCTTCAACTCGACGTTGCTCGCGGCAAAAGTATTGTGGCGCGAATGCccgccagcgctgcccttctcctGTGCCGTCAGCTTTGCCCCGCCCATGAGGCGCGCAAACTTCATTCGCTTCTGCTCGTTCTGGTCGAAGGCGTTGGAAGAAGCGTATTGCCCCAGTTCGATCGACTTGGAGGTCCCCGATCGGTCTGCTGTAGCGGTGCCGtgagacgaggaggagaatgTTGGAGCTTCCGTAGACTCCTCTGTCCGGCGACGCTTCTTGTCTGAGGCGCCTTCGTctccggcggcggagcgtgCGCTGTGAGACTTGAGGGCCTTGCGGCATGCCTTCAGCTGTGCGTGCAGCTCGTGCTGACTGGCGTCGTTGTCGGCGCCGCGCTTttgcagctcctgctccagGAGCCGAATCGCTACAAGGGAGATCGTCGTCAGAGCCTCCTCGCGTGGTATGTGCTGCAGTGCTTTCtctgtgtcgccgccgcggcaccccTCGAGATGCTCCGTGGCGGCCTCGCGTACCTCACGAAGGCAGTCCTTGAAGGAAGTCATGGTGCTTGATGTTGCGCACGCAAAGAAAAGTAAAGATCAAGAGTAGGCAAGAGCACCAGCGCTGCTctactctttttttttcgtgtcaGCGCTCCGACGCAAAGACGCGCAGCGACCCTTCTCGCACGCGAGCGCAGTGGCACACGTGTCCTTCCTTTAGAGTGGCGGGTGTGAGCCTGCGAGAGAAGCGCGAGTGACGGTGAACGCATCGTACATCAGCAACGGAGGcagggaagaggaaggaagGGAAGCAACATGGAGTACATGCGCGAGTGAGTCGTGCAGAGAAGGAgacgagaggaggggggagtcaCACTACAcaacacacgtacacacgaGAAGCCACACCGAGGGTGACGATCGACGCGCCACTGGATACGGAGGTGACTACAACACCTTCTCCCCCTCATTCCACCGCGTCGCTGGTGTTCACTTTCGTTTCGCTTTTTATTCTAGTGTACCACGAACACTTTTCAACGTGCGCCACAGAGCAGTGGGAAGGCGCCTTCGCAGTCAGCGCCAGCCTCATTTCACCGTcagagaggagaggtgcacagggaagagagggacagTGCGGTAGGGCAGTGTGTGGGAGAGCTGGAGAGTTGGAGACGGAGAGATggaaggagggggcgggTGAGGAAGCACCAGAGAATCGCAGCGCGTTCGAGATGCGGAGGATAAAGAAGCGCGTAGGGCAACCGGAAAAGCGAAGGCAAaaccgcggcggcgtgctcGGTCACACCGAAGCACGCGCCTGTCACCCGGCGTGCTGGGGAACGGAAAAGGGAATGAAAGGGATAAGGGCAACACGACAGCATGAACCGTGAGTAAGGACCAGAAGGTGGCGAGAGCAGTCGCGTCCCATATTCCTTGCCCGGTGTGGCGGATTATAACGCATTCTTAAGAGATGGGCAGCTCACGCTCTTCCTTGCAAGGGAAGATGGGGCGCAGCCCATCCGTACACAGCGTCGCCGGACTCGACGTTCCAGAGCCCAACGACGTCATCATCCGTTTCCCTTCGCTGTGACTGCTggaagccgctgccgcgcccaGCAGTAGTCGTCCCGTGCTCCACGACTGCTGGACGACGCGGTCGCGCAGCTCTGagtcctccagctgcttgtacGCTTCGCGCCGCTGGCACATGGCGCGGTAGAGCGCGCGCTGATCCTCGTAGCGCATGCGTGGCTCACAGCTCGGGGCCGGCCCTTTCCGTGGCGCGACCTTGACAATGACTTTGCTCTTTTCGTTCCGACCACAGTACTTGGCCAGCGTCGCCTCCATCGGTTTGCCGCAGAACCACAGCGCTGCTTCATCCTCCTCGACTCGCTCGTTCGCCTTCCACTCGGGATCGAGAAGGGCACGGCAGTGGTACACGACCAAGCGCGTGTCTTCGTCCAGGTCAGGGTCCTCATGCTTTGTgtacagctgctgcaccgccgcctcaggACCGTCCGCGTGGGTGCAAAGCGAAGAGTACAGGGTAGCGGTGagcgcgcgcagctcgcgctcGGCGTTGTCGAACTCGTCTGCCAACACCGGATCCTTGGCGTCCTTGAGTCGCGCGTAGAGGCCATCGATAAGGGCTTGATAGCGTCCTAACACCTCCTCTGGCTCTTGGTTCTCCCTTGGCTCTGTGCTAGCCGTGCCATCGcaacggtgctggtgctgcggccACAGCGTGGCTAGCTCCTGGGCCGACATGAGCATCAGGCGCACATGATGACGCTTGTTGAGGATGTGTGCAATGCCCGGCACAATTGTGCCTGTAGAAGGCAaagacgcgcacgcatgAGGTGGGGAGTTGACGTCCGCGGCGCCACGCGGCGTCTCCTCGGATGAGGAGAGTGCGTCTGTCAGCGCACGCTCCACTGTGAACTCGTCCGGGTAGTTAGTCCCCTTCACGACCACGAACACCATGGTTTCAAAGATTAGTGCAGGAACAATACTGCTTGCCAAACAGGGGCAAGCTGAAAGAGAGGCGGCCCCCTTCTCTGTGCGTCAGAGGAAAAGTGTCAACGGAAGAGGTGGGTGGCCGACGAAGAGGCCCTTGAGACTCTCCGCAGGCGCTCGACGGACGTTTGaagtgcgcgtgcgcgtgtatTCTTTTTCGTCGTTTGTTTCCTAGAAAAGATGCCAGCAAGCGAGGTGGCCGAGGCCGTCgggtgaggaggagatggcagAAGTGAGTGCGGCGGCGTGATGGCGAGAGGGCAGGGCATCGCTGCATGTGCAATGACCAAGAGAACCAGATTGATCACTCTTCAGGTTCCCGTGCTTGTCTCGTCAGTTTTCATGTGGCTGTGTGCCCTTACGACGCAAGACAGGAACTCGGCTAGCGAGCTGGTGGCGCACATGCGAGAATTGTTCGTGCGCATGTCGCAGCCATACCCGATGGCGGAGCACGCGCGTCAGTCCAATCGCAGCACCGTCTGTGGGCGTGCCTCGAAGGGGCACCGAAGTCGAGCGCGCGTTCCTGTGCCCTCTGACGCACCCAGACCTCGCGCTTCTCTGTATCATCTCCTTTCACCTTTTTCGAAGTGTGTCTTCGATGACGGCCcacagacatgcacacacatacagcaCGAGCTAAAGTTCGTCCCTCCGCTTGGCCTCCCTCGTGTTCAGGGAATCGGCTACGAAGACTGCGCGAAGTCACGCCAGCGAAACGGAAGGGAGGCAGCGAGGCTAGGTGTGTACCGTTGCGCTCGCGTCGCGTAAGAGACGCTGACCCAGTGCTGTGTCTCGCAGAAGCAGCTGGCGGTCGCGTGCCAACGCGGCACTCTGACGCACCATATTGAGGGCCACCTTCTGCGCTTGGAGCCATCGAAGGGCGGTCTGGCGACttgcctgcaccgcctcgcaGATCACAGAGTCAGCCTCGGTGCCTCTtgcggtggctgcggtgTTCGTCGACTCcacgcgcagcagtgccagcgccgccagcaggtGGCTGAGACGTGGCACGCTCACAAAGTGCTCTGCCGAGGTGCAGCGCTCCGGGGAAACCTCCTGCACGTACTCCCTCAGCAGACGCAGGGCATGCTGAATAGCATCGGCGGTACGAAACGGAGCTCGATCCATCACTGCCAAGCTCACCAGCTCCGCATAAATTTCCTTAGTGATCACCATCGGCAGCACTCCCGGCAtttccagcagcgccgctatACGCTCCATGTGGTCAAAGCCTCGGTAAAGGACAACGAGGCggagcgagagcagcgcctcttcggcgcaggcggcgatGAAGGGGCCGAGACCTACTCGCGTtcgcgcgacgcagcgcgccgctgccgtttcTAGTCGTTCCAGCGGCAGGGAATGAGGGCTCCAGCCGATGCTGTCACATAACTCCCGccagcgcgccaccgccacctcggcggACGACGTGGACGAGGATGTGAAGCATTGCGCAAAGATAGCCTGGGCCGTATACGTGACCCAGCTGTGCGCaaggtgcgcgcgctcgTAGGCAATCGTGGAGTTGGTATACTGAGCAAGCTTCGACAAGGCGGGCTGGAAGCCATACAAGTGGACGAGTGCCGTCGCCCAGTTATCGACGGCGTCAGCCCCGACTTCGGCGGTCTGCCATCGTCGCAGCGTTGCCACACAGATGCGGTAAAAGAGAGAGTGAAAGAGCGCGGAGCACTGCTGGGCGGTGGCGTCTGCGCGGCTCACGGTGgcgccacgctgctgctgcgcttcactTTCAAGCTGCACCTCCAGGAGGCGgatcgccgtcgccagcaccGTGATCGAGGTTGGCGGGGCAGCGACAGAGGTCGAGAGAGGCGCAGGCAAAACAAGCGGCATCGTCGCATCGGCAGGGCCCAGCAAGTGAAGCAGGAGGGATATCATAACCCGCAGTGCAGCCAAGCGGTCGGAACCGCGGAGGCGGGCAAGATGCTGCCACAGAGGCAGGAAGCCGTGAGTGGCTTCTGTGTGACGGGCGAGGAGCGTCCAGAGATCGCCCAGAGCATCGCTTGTCGTCCGCCGTGCTGGGGATGATGCGGAAGCACCTGGAGGAGACGCGGTCGCAAACATTCCTGAGGAGGATGTCACAGCAACTtccacggcgccgtcgcctgcaCTCACGGAAGCGGAGGCGAACACCGGAGAAGTAGGCAtatgcagctgcgcgagggcgaCAGCGCTCTGCCTCGTGCGTGTCGAGCGAGTTGCCGACGACACGCTCGTGGCAGAGCTGGCGCGCGGACGCTTGAGACGAGAGGCCTTGCTGTCAGAACGAAGAGCTGCACCACCCTGAACAATCCTCAGCTGTCGTGGCTCGGGCGTTGCGTTGGGTACCGTCACGGTTACTtcctgctgcacctccaccacgTCCTCCTGAGTGGTCTGGGTCTCCGTCGCGTTCGACTTATCACCATCATCGGCGTGCTTGGCAGACTTGCCGATGCGACACTTCTTTGCTGGCCGAGCCGCAGAGGATGATGACGGCACTGCGACATCCTCCGACTTGGAAGGCGGACTCGGTGATACGGAGGCCAAGGTGCTGCACTTGAaggatgccgccgccgctgcggcggcggcctgcaGCGACGTGCGCATCTCGACTGCCTCTagtcgctgctcctccagctgcgcctgcgcagtTCGAGCCAGGGCCCGCTGCTCTTCCAACTCTCGAAACAGCTGCATGTATACCAGCTCAtacgccgcctcgcgctcaCAGGTGGTCGTGACAAACAGCTCGAATTGCTGCTTGAGCTGCTCCATCTGCGATGCCTTcatctccgccgccttctggTACTTCTCCACCTCTCCACGTAGCTCCTTTTTGACTCGCTGAACCGCCTCCTCAATGCGCGCGGTAGACACCGCTTGCTCCTGATGCTGCTTTGGGGTCGAGGCCCCTGCAGCCCGTGTGGAGCGCTGCGAAAGCGCGCCGCCGGGCTTGTCCAGCGGCTTCGCCGCTGGCGAAGCTCCGACGGG
It encodes:
- a CDS encoding 2-oxoglutarate dehydrogenase E1 component,putative, whose amino-acid sequence is MMRRLMPVRGVVSCVSAVAPTIAFPRVSHAALTTGRRHAAEVVPERQLLFDNDSFLSGTSAMYMDELYQQWKRDPASVDASWAELFSRSDLGNYDHALLDTPICVLPTDSSDETVVKQSLADCGRLIRMIHTFEDRGHLMAQTDPLNYMDTDVTERTPSRRYKEMVRLDLAYFGFSDKDLDRVVRVGFQNQMGGIYDTSSPPMTIRQLHELLMERYCGQIGFELVHLTDGDAKRFVRSQIELKDGSSVLHRPMSREERLRIWDTVASAVFFEDFFKRKYSTQKRFGCDGAETMVAGLRALLEKSSEFGVQTINLGMAHRGRLNVLCHVIGKPFEVILKEFVGVTGQELHPFQIQSDVKYHLGYRGQLKLNSGKVMETEMLYNPSHLEAVNPFVQGYTRAMQVSLGEKGREKVLPIEIHGDAAFAGQGVAFETMCISEVGEQDTGGTVHVVCNNQIGFTTDPKSSRSSAYCTDLGRVYNCPILHVNGDYPEEVVRVFEFAAEYRARFHKSVVIDLVCYRRFGHNENDDPSITQPLMYERVRATPDVFKRYTDALIAQGIVTPQQSTQKAIDEKARYGSYQEAAAQVNYAEYLKKSIPDKWKCMKYSDELGNVTQHPTAITQETVNKVLKTLKTYPEGFQLHPKLKVVLDRRNETIETGEGIEWGTAEALAFGSLLLEGHQVRVTGEDVERGTFAQRHAVIHDQSQERTYVPLAHISDTQGRMIINNSPLSEYGMLGYAAGYSLYDPTSLVIWEAQYGDFANGATIVFDQFLSAGESKWNQQQSCIVTLPHGYDGKGAEHSSGRLERFLQMSSEDVTTPAYSKEERAHRINWEITYPSTPAQYFHLLRRHQKRNFRKALIIFFSKKYLRAPNVSTLEEFTSGEFQPVIPDLSVPASQARRLVMCTGQIYHYLNKYRETKGVKDVALVRVEELSPFPVAEVQQLLAEYEKAELMWAQEEPKNMGSWAHVEPRIDEYTKGERELRYAGRTITAAPSTGYKSKHDKEQEIICEMVFQ